A window of Heptranchias perlo isolate sHepPer1 unplaced genomic scaffold, sHepPer1.hap1 HAP1_SCAFFOLD_134, whole genome shotgun sequence contains these coding sequences:
- the LOC137308590 gene encoding zinc finger protein 211-like — protein sequence MERAGPGAGEGFNHPSQLETHRCRDTGERAFSCSVCGKGFACSSNLLKHQRVHTGERPFTCSVCGRGFTQSPNLRKHQRAHTGERPFECSECGKRFTESSNLLRHRRVHTGERPFACSVCGKQFTWSADLLEHQRAHTGERPFTCSLCGKGFTRSSILLEHQRVHTGERPFTCSVCGKGFACSSNLLQHQRVHTGERPFTCSVCGKGFARSSHLLTHQRVHTEERPYSCPRCKKSFKLSAHLLRHQRVHL from the exons atggagagagcggggcccggAGCAG GTGAGGGATTCAATCACCCGTctcagctggaaactcatcggtgcagggacaccggggagagggcgttcagctgctccgtgtgcgggaagggattcgccTGTTCctccaacctgctgaaacaccagcgggttcacaccggggagaggccgttcacctgctccgtgtgcgggaggGGGTTCACTCAGTCACCCAACCTGCGGAAACACCAGCGggctcacaccggggagaggccgttcgaaTGCTCCGAATGTGGAAAGAGGTTCACTGAGtcgtccaacctgctgagacaccggcgagttcacaccggggagaggccgttcgcctgctccgtgtgtgggaaacaATTCACTTGGTCGGCCGACCTCCTCGAACACCAGCGcgctcacaccggggagaggccgttcacctgctccctgtgcgggaagggattcacccgCTCGTCCATCCTCCTCGAACACCAGcgggttcacaccggggagaggcccttcacctgctccgtgtgtgggaagggattcgcgtGTTCCTCCAACCTGCtgcaacaccagcgagttcacaccggggagaggccgttcacctgctccgtgtgcgggaagggattcgctcgctCGTCTCACCTACTGACGCACCAGCGggttcacactgaggagaggccgtACAGTTGCCCTCGCTGCAAGAAGAGCTTTAAATTGTCagcccacctgctgagacaccagcgagttcacttgtga